The Rana temporaria chromosome 4, aRanTem1.1, whole genome shotgun sequence genome contains a region encoding:
- the TOMM7 gene encoding mitochondrial import receptor subunit TOM7 homolog, with protein sequence MPELSKESKQRLQKVFKCGQFTIRWGFVPLILYLGFKRGADPGMPEPTILSLLWG encoded by the coding sequence ATGCCTGAGCTCAGCAAAGAGTCCAAGCAGCGTCTGCAGAAGGTGTTCAAATGCGGCCAGTTCACAATCCGGTGGGGCTTCGTCCCCCTCATCCTCTACCTAGGATTTAAAAGGGGAGCTGACCCTGGAATGCCTGAACCCACAATACTAAGCCTTCTCTGGGGATGA